The Plasmodium yoelii strain 17X genome assembly, chromosome: 8 DNA window GATGATTGTAGTGTTTCATTAAAAGGAATAACAggacataataattttaaggaGTTCATAGAAAAAAACAAGTATTTGATGAATATTGGTATTAATGATAtgtctaatttttatgatgcatttaaaccATTATGTAATATGTATACTGAACTTGATGCAAACGACACAGACAATAAGAAATATTTGGAAAATGCTGaagaatttgttaaaaaatacgAAAGACTTAACGATCCTAATCATACTAAAGATAGCGACTATTATCAAGTATTGTCCACATTATCaaattgttataataattttaaaaattattgtaaTGAAAGTAAAGTTGATTGTAGCGATGTATCAGTCCTTCCAGAGATAAAAACAACACAAAATTCTGCACAAGTTTCTGAAGAAACTATACAAAAATTTGCACAAAGTTCTGAAGatacatcatcaagttcgtcgataacaaacaaattaattccagttttatcgataatTGTTGCAATACCAATATTCTTgggaattttttataaggtaaataataaggaatttataaattatttacatgATTACTTATATGtgattatcaaaaaatatatatgtttaccatttttatattagtattcattatttggatttcgtaaacgatctcaaaaacaacatttaagagaaaagataaaaaaataaagaagaaaatggatcattaatatatgattcgaagagtaaTGACTAtctcaggaatagtaataatgattaatatatgttaagaaattgtctatttgaaaataaataattttttaccataatttttgaacataattatttggtctataaaaataattaaataatataatcaataatatataatgttatatatgtatagttataatatttttatactgtttttgtataatttttaaacagtttttatgttgtgggtcaggGTTGTGTTTGTGAACCCAATATTCGGGATAggattaagtattatattgtattaattttttataatttaaacactaattaaatatatgcatcaTCCGTATATGTTTAATCAGGAAATAAAGTTCAAAAGTTAAAATATGCAGCCCCAAAGGGCATAATCTAATATGAAAAGGAccacataacattttttcataagttataacatatataattgggtgttcatatcgattttatatgattaaaaaaaatgtctatattgcacatattaattcatattatgatatgtcataattatttattatgtaaAGATTGATAATCAtagctatattgaattatgcataacacaatatgtttctttatttgataaaacattttatttgtaaaacttattatttgtatcatttgttttaatttaaattgcATTTTGATAACCGAAgagtataataatattatatatgaagttggatatgaattataataaaattcattttgaatattcatctacattataatatatcttcaGGTTAATGAGTAtacttttaatattaattaaacatattaccaatatataatagatattcatataatataaatcgAGGTTCGACAACACAacgatatctataaaagatgttttatgcatctaacatttttaataatacaataaaaatatacatattaataaaaaattacattatagatatatgtatattatccttttaattttcgattatatatagtttcattttatgctaaggttttaaattcaaattatataaatagttatctatacattaatttatttcgcataaaggtataaccttagattaatcactattaatttttaagctttatagttttgaagTATAAAtgtattacatttaaaattgttaaaaaataaaatgtaattatattaatacaattttatgttatagtttgttctaacaattataaataatatggtatataaaattaacgttatcattatatgcctataaatataatataataaaatactataCCAATAAttgatattaaaatattgttttattgtggaaaattcatataattaaatattaattttatcgaaaagacacataataatacattataaaggtatcagtgctatatatttgttaaagattcaatttgggatatgtggtttaatattctaaaaatatgaatcaaTGGTGAAATGGTTAAAGACTCAATTCATATTAAAtggtattttattattcacattAGTGTTTAGTGAATAATCATTTTATAATCCAAAACAACATTACTGtatcatagaattaataaaatatagaatttttaataaattatttgaacgATATACATTAACTATaacagtataatatataagataaaattatgtataatatttagcaaatatttatataaatatatatattaaagagctaatatatcttatctctctcctattAAAGGGTAAAATAATAgcataattaaacatagttttctattatactttaaaattagtatcaatacttatttatgtgttaatatttaatttctactaagtatgattttaaaaacaatatgaacTTAAAGTCTTATTTAAggttataaatacgggttcagtgttaattgtcgttttaaaccgtggaaattatgcgtaaaatatattataaaattatccaataagatatattagaataaaaataaagttatttaacgcattaaaattattttttaatttatctacattcattaaaaacaatataaatttatgtattttgCATAGGAAATGGAACAATACAACtttgtaaatattataattttagaaaagactatattatatattattagaaacaagtatatagtatttaatatatttttaaaaatgactatttatatacttttaaggattatagtaataataactttcttaaatttatatatttgtgcattatttaagttttaggaCGGTGTTtgtgttctatattaaaagatatgtataagtatatattttttaaattcattataaaagtatattaatttttataataaagttataccaaatgttagtaagaatagtattttttgtataaaatgcatcatatatacatatggcaAAGTGTATAAGCAACCTTCtttttaaggtaatttagctaaatgtcataaaataagtataatatgattttagtaatactaatgtattattattttatatgaagttaaaattaagaataatatgtcTAACGAAAGATAATTCCTATGTAAAGAGATTAAGTAAATAtaccatatattttatacaatatatataaataatatcacCCCGCGTAATCTCCAAATTATAAcagaatttcattataatgtctTCTAATGTGGTATGTATcctttttcttatattattcgGATTTTGCAttcctataaattatattaattttaattttagtaacatttatattaatacattttttgtttaattcataaaatatattcgtagtGTGCTATAATTAATACGTTTGATTCGAACAGCCCGGGAGAACATACTTCTGGAGGtcttttaagttttaattgcCCTAATAATAACTGTGATACTGATGACAAACAAATTAGTTCTACTTTTATAGAAttactaaaatattttgaatatattaatgatgaCAATTTAGAGAGTGATCAACTTGCTGAATATgctattttatggttaagttataaactaaatcaaaaaacaGAAAATGGAACCACCACattaaacaatttttatactgaacatataaaagaaaatagtaAATATAATGAGGATATAGGTACTGATAGTGGTAGTAAGATTAAAAAGGAAGTTATagatacaaaaataaaatcgatggatattgatattaaagatatatctaatttttatgatgcatttaaatcattatgtaacatgtataGTGAATTTGATCCAGAAGAAAATACTGAATGCAAGACATGTTTAGAAAATGCTGGAGAATtgtttgaaaaatatgaaaaacttaaaaatgctttagatattaataaaggaaGTTCTTATTATGAACTATTGTCtagtttatcaaatgattataaaaaatttaaagagAAATATAATACTCTTGAATGTAGCCGTAGCTCACCACTTGTAGCTTGTCCACGAAGTTcagtaacaaaaaatatactaattacaattgcaattatatttattgcagcatcaattttattgggagtttcttataaggtaaataataaggaaattaaaaattattttcattatatatatatgtaaacgttaacaaaaaaatcatacgttttttaacattttatattagtattcgttatttggttttcggaaacgatctcaaaaacaacatttaagagaaatggtaaaaaaataaagaagaaactgatcattaatatattattcgaagagtagtgattattccaggaatagtaataatggttgatatattttaagaaattgtctatttcaaagtaatttttgcataatttttatatagtttttatgttgtggaatCCATATTCAGGTTAGggataagtattatattgcatttaattttttataattcgaacactaattaaatatatatactatatccgtatatttaatcacgaggtgattttcaaaatatgtaCCCCCAAATGGGCActgccattaatatgaaatggGTTACATAGcatatttataagttataatatatataattgagtgttcatgccgATTTAATACGATTAAAAtgaaatgtctatattgcatatattaattcatattatgatatattataattgcctatataaaagttaatatgtggttatattgaattatgcatatcataatatgtttctttattttatgaaatattttatttagtaaatcttattatttgtaccatattgattttaatttaaatcatgttatccaactgaactgtaataatggatagtcataaaatatagattcataaaatatcgatcaaGAGTCGACAACAtaacgttatctataaaaggcattttatgcatctaccatttttaataatcaataaaaatatgcatattaataaaaaattactttatatatatgtgtatataattattttaattttttattatatatagtatcatttatcctaatgttttaaattcaaataatagaaatagtttatatattttaatttagtTCCCATATtgatataatattagattaatcactattaatttttaagctttatattttgaggtataaataaataatattttaaaagatttaaaaaatagaataaaattatattaataaaatataatattataatttgttataataattgtaaataattcgatagatataatatcgttattattatatacctatatatatataaactggtaaaatattatactaataactaatattgaaatattattttattgtgaaaccttcatataattaaatattaatattatcgaaaagacaaataataatacattataaaggtatcaatattatatatttgttaaagatccaatttgagctatgtagttttatattataaaaaattggataaataaagaaatggTTAAAGGTTCAATTTATGttaaattgtattttattattctatattagcatgtattatattatcattgtttaaTGAATCATCTTTAATCATAAACGGCATTgttttatcataaaattaatataatatagatcttttaataaactatttgaatgtatatacattgataactataacaataaaatatataagataaaattaacTATACAGAACAATTAgcgaatatttatctaaatttatatattaaaagagcaaagatatcttatctctctcctctcaaagtgcaa harbors:
- a CDS encoding PIR protein; protein product: MDNRLCGRFDALRNYLPDDLNNSATLDFHKNDNLKKYCPNGGSGETKCNTEADKINAGCLWLFEQNIVNRISTLSKDHSKVFIIYVMIWLGHMLNLKKDDKIKNLNDFYEGHIKNNTHYTSCKKRNDDKYDDCSVSLKGITGHNNFKEFIEKNKYLMNIGINDMSNFYDAFKPLCNMYTELDANDTDNKKYLENAEEFVKKYERLNDPNHTKDSDYYQVLSTLSNCYNNFKNYCNESKVDCSDVSVLPEIKTTQNSAQVSEETIQKFAQSSEDTSSSSSITNKLIPVLSIIVAIPIFLGIFYKYSLFGFRKRSQKQHLREKIKK